From Amycolatopsis sp. cg9, one genomic window encodes:
- a CDS encoding YeeE/YedE family protein: MATTESPAGEKKFLDFPTSCAAPVPRPEEPVRVVPLAVAGVLAVGLTWYVWASYGAKFGVLLLLGLGLGLALFHSRFGFTSAWRQLIAVGNGQGLRAHTVLLGTAATLIALIAGTGSGLFGSKPAPTAGALGLALFVGATLFAIGMQLGGACASGTLFAVGSGQSTIVLTLGGFIAGSVLYTWAYPVLSGWPEFKGVLLADHLGWFGSWAITIAVLAVIVFATRAVQRRRTPPPADVVPTARGFARILRGSWPMLVGAVVLGVLAGAVFLVSGGIWGVTSAFSLWGAKILQVFGLHPESWEFWQQKSNATSLANPIWKDKNSLTDIGIMIGAAVAAAAAGAWKIHSSIPWRTALAAVLGGILMGVGARMAGGCNIGAYLGGISTGSLHGWLWGVFALGGTWIGLKLRPLFGLANPVPTDSVC, from the coding sequence GTGGCGACGACCGAATCCCCAGCCGGTGAAAAGAAGTTCCTCGATTTCCCGACCTCCTGCGCCGCGCCCGTGCCGCGGCCCGAGGAGCCCGTCCGCGTGGTGCCGCTGGCCGTCGCGGGCGTGCTCGCGGTCGGCCTGACCTGGTACGTCTGGGCGAGCTACGGCGCCAAGTTCGGCGTCCTGCTGCTGCTCGGCCTCGGCCTCGGCCTCGCGCTGTTCCACTCGCGGTTCGGCTTCACGTCGGCCTGGCGCCAGCTCATCGCCGTCGGCAACGGGCAGGGCCTGCGGGCCCACACCGTCCTGCTCGGCACCGCCGCGACGCTCATCGCGCTGATCGCGGGCACCGGCAGCGGGCTGTTCGGCAGCAAGCCGGCGCCGACGGCGGGCGCGCTCGGCCTCGCCCTCTTCGTCGGCGCGACGCTCTTCGCGATCGGCATGCAGCTCGGCGGCGCGTGCGCGTCCGGCACGCTGTTCGCGGTCGGGTCCGGCCAGTCGACGATCGTGCTGACCCTCGGCGGCTTCATCGCCGGGTCGGTGCTCTACACCTGGGCGTACCCGGTGCTGTCGGGCTGGCCCGAGTTCAAGGGCGTGCTGCTGGCCGACCACCTCGGCTGGTTCGGGTCCTGGGCGATCACGATCGCCGTGCTCGCCGTGATCGTCTTCGCGACCCGTGCGGTGCAGCGCCGCCGCACCCCGCCGCCGGCCGACGTCGTGCCGACCGCGCGCGGCTTCGCCCGGATCCTGCGCGGCTCGTGGCCGATGCTCGTCGGCGCGGTCGTGCTGGGGGTGCTGGCCGGCGCGGTGTTCCTGGTGTCCGGCGGCATCTGGGGCGTCACCAGCGCGTTTTCGCTGTGGGGCGCGAAGATCCTGCAGGTGTTCGGGCTGCACCCGGAGTCGTGGGAGTTCTGGCAGCAGAAGTCCAACGCGACGTCGCTGGCGAACCCGATCTGGAAGGACAAGAACAGCCTGACCGACATCGGGATCATGATCGGCGCGGCGGTGGCCGCCGCGGCCGCGGGCGCGTGGAAGATCCACAGCTCGATCCCGTGGCGCACGGCGCTGGCGGCGGTCCTCGGCGGGATCCTGATGGGCGTCGGCGCGCGCATGGCGGGTGGCTGCAACATCGGCGCGTACCTCGGCGGCATCTCCACCGGCAGCCTGCACGGCTGGCTGTGGGGCGTCTTCGCCCTCGGCGGCACGTGGATCGGCCTGAAGCTGCGCCCGCTGTTCGGGCTGGCGAACCCGGTGCCGACCGACAGCGTCTGCTGA